In the genome of Pseudonocardia cypriaca, the window GGTCACGGCGAGCCTCGGCACCGAGGCCGCCGCCCTCACCCCGGCCCAGCGCGCCGCGTTGGAGGCCTACTACGGGCTGGACCAGGCGCTGCCGGTCCAGTTCCTGTCCTGGCTCGGCGCCGTCGCCACGGGCAACCTCGGCGCGTCGCAACGCAGCGGCGAGCCGGTGCTCGCGATGACCGCGTCTGCGCTGCCGATCACCCTGGAGCTCGCGGTGCTCTCGCTGGTCATCGGCCTGACCCTCGGCGTCGCCGCCGCGATGCTCTCGGCGTCACGCCCGAACTCGGCTCGCGACGCGGTCGGCCAGGCGGTCGGGCTCGCCGGGCTGTCGGTGCCGGCGTTCCTGCTGGGATCGGCACTGCTCGCGCTCTCGGCCCGGTTCCTCGGCTACAACCCCAACGCCGAGCAGTTCACGCCGATCACCACCGACCCGTGGCTGCACCTGCAACAGCTGCTCATGCCGGCACTCGTACTCGGGTTCGGGCTCGCGGCCCCGATCATGCGGACGGCGCGGTCGGCGCTGCTGGAGGTCCACTCGCAGGACTACGTGCGCACAGCCCGTGGCAAGGGCGTCGGCCCGCGGCGGCTGGTGCTGCGGCACGTACTTCCCGGCGCGCTCGTCCCGATCGTGACGATGACCGGCCTGCAGTTCGGCTACCTCCTCGGCGGAGCCGTGGTCGTCGAGC includes:
- a CDS encoding ABC transporter permease; amino-acid sequence: MIARHPLVRRVLEALATLIGVAVLVFVMLRAIPGDQVTASLGTEAAALTPAQRAALEAYYGLDQALPVQFLSWLGAVATGNLGASQRSGEPVLAMTASALPITLELAVLSLVIGLTLGVAAAMLSASRPNSARDAVGQAVGLAGLSVPAFLLGSALLALSARFLGYNPNAEQFTPITTDPWLHLQQLLMPALVLGFGLAAPIMRTARSALLEVHSQDYVRTARGKGVGPRRLVLRHVLPGALVPIVTMTGLQFGYLLGGAVVVEQIFSVPGIGRQVLLGIQQKEYAVVQSTVLVIALTFVLVNLATDLLYRLIDPRVRAS